The following coding sequences are from one Archocentrus centrarchus isolate MPI-CPG fArcCen1 chromosome 4, fArcCen1, whole genome shotgun sequence window:
- the lrrc8c gene encoding volume-regulated anion channel subunit LRRC8C, whose translation MIPVMDFRQLSEQQPAYRVLKPWWDVFTDYLSVMMLMIGVFGCTLQVMHDKIICLPQRTSLPLDNSSEVELKPALHLQSSTTAVPTGLKTNLDLQQYSFINQMCYENALHWYAKYFPYLVLMHTLVFMVCSNFWFKYPGSSSKIEHFISMLGKCFDSPWTTRALSEVSGENPEEKDHKKGSTSRSNIPTSPGEGSLEKTQSLRSINEKIVVDTPSASVLDKKEGEQAKALFEKVKKFRLHVEEGDILYLMYVCQTLFKVFKFLLIIAYNSALVNKVHNKVPCKDIEEIQNMTGYKVFECNHTMAHLFSKLSCCYLFLVSVYGLTSLYTSYWLFYGSLKEYSFEYVRQETGISDIPDVKNDFAFMLHMIDQYDPLYSKRFAVFLSEVSENKLKQLSLNHEWTAEKLRQRLQTNSNNRLELQLFMFPGLPDTVFELTELESLKLELINNVTIPGSISQLQDLQELSLYQCSLKLHTTATSFLKENLKVLRVKFDDNRELPNWMYGLRSLEELYLNGSLSPDASKNIVLESLREMKCLKTLSLKTSLTKIPQSIVDVSSHLQRLFLHNDGTKLVMLNNLKKMTNLIELELVRCDLERIPHAVFSLLNLQKLDLKENNLRSIEEIVSFQHLRKLTCLKLWYNSIMYIPEHIKKLSSLEHLYFSHNKIEILPSHLFLCNKLRYLDLSNNDIRFIPPEIGVLQSLQYLSVSCNKIENLPDELFFCKKLKTLKLGKNSLSKLSPKISYLALLTCLELKGNHFEFLPQELACCRALKHSGLIVEEALFETLPSDVRDQMKAE comes from the exons ATGATTCCTGTGATGGATTTCCGGCAGCTTTCTGAACAGCAGCCAGCATACCGAGTCCTGAAGCCGTGGTGGGATGTGTTCACTGACTATCTGTCTGTAATGATGCTCATGATTGGCGTCTTTGGATGCACTCTTCAG gtAATGCACGATAAAATTATATGCCTTCCTCAGAGAACATCGTTGCCTTTAGACAACAGCAGTGAAGTAGAGTTGAAGCCAGCGTTACACCTTCAATCCAGTACCACAGCTGTACCGACAGGCCTGAAGACCAATCTGGATCTTCAGCAGTACAGTTTCATCAACCAGATGTGTTACGAGAATGCCTTGCATTGGTATGCCAAATACTTTCCCTATTTGGTTCTCATGCACACTCTAGTTTTCATGGTGTGTAGCAACTTCTGGTTCAAATACCCTGGCTCGAGCTCTAAAATAGAGCATTTTATCTCCATGCTTGGCAAGTGCTTCGACTCTCCCTGGACCACACGAGCTCTGTCAGAAGTGTCTGGAGAAAATCCAGAAGAAAAGGATCATAAAAAGGGCAGCACTTCTAGGTCCAACATTCCCACGTCTCCTGGAGAAGGCAGTCTGGAGAAGACACAGTCCCTTCGTTCCATCAATGAAAAGATTGTTGTTGACACACCATCAGCAAGTGTTCTTGATAAAAAGGAAGGGGAACAAGCTAAAGCTCTATTTGAGAAGGTGAAGAAGTTCCGTTTGCATGTTGAGGAAGGAGATATCCTCTACCTCATGTATGTTTGCCAGACTCTATTCAAGGTGTTTAAATTCCTCTTGATCATTGCCTATAACAGCGCTCTAGTAAATAAAGTACATAATAAAGTACCTTGCAAAGATATCGAAGAGATCCAGAACATGACGGGCTACAAAGTCTTTGAATGTAATCACACCATGGCTCATCTGTTTTCTAAGCTTTCTTGCTGTTACCTGTTTTTGGTGTCTGTCTATGGATTAACAAGCCTTTACACCTCCTACTGGCTGTTTTATGGCTCACTGAAAGAGTACTCCTTCGAGTACGTGCGACAGGAAACGGGCATCAGCGACATCCCGGATGTCAAGAATGACTTTGCTTTCATGCTGCACATGATTGATCAGTATGACCCACTGTACTCCAAACGATTTGCAGTTTTTCTATCTGAGGTCAGTGagaacaaactgaagcagctcagTCTCAACCACGAGTGGACTGCAGAGAAACTGCGTCAGAGACTCCAGACGAACTCCAACAACAGACTTGAACTTCAGCTGTTCATGTTCCCCGGTTTACCTGACACCGTCTTTGAGTTGACAGAGCTGGAATCCCTCAAGCTGGAGCTCATCAACAATGTCACCATCCCTGGCTCAATCTCACAGCTGCAAGATCTTCAGGAGCTGTCTCTTTACCAGTGCTCTTTAAAGTTGCACACAACTGCTACCTCCTTCCTCAAAGAGAACCTGAAAGTGCTTCGTGTGAAATTCGATGATAACAGGGAACTTCCGAACTGGATGTACGGCCTGCGCAGCTTAGAGGAGCTCTATCTCAATGGGTCCCTCAGTCCCGATGCCTCCAAGAATATAGTTCTTGAGTCTCTGCGGGAGATGAAGTGCCTCAAAACACTCTCCCTCAAGACCAGTTTGACAAAGATACCCCAGTCGATTGTGGACGTTTCCAGCCATCTGCAGCGGCTCTTCTTACACAATGATGGCACTAAGTTGGTAATGCTCAACAACCTGAAAAAGATGACCAATCTGATAGAGCTGGAGCTAGTGCGTTGTGATCTGGAGCGCATTCCACATGCAGTTTTTAGCCTATTGAATCTGCAAAAGCTTGACCTAAAAGAGAATAATCTTCGTTCTATAGAGGAGATCGTCAGCTTCCAACATCTTCGGAAACTCACTTGCCTGAAACTCTGGTACAACAGCATCATGTACATCCCAGAGCATATCAAAAAACTCAGCAGCTTAGAGCACCTCTACTTCAGCCACAACAAGATTGAGATATTGCCCTCGCACCTGTTCTTGTGCAACAAGCTGCGCTACCTGGACCTGTCCAACAACGACATTCGATTCATTCCTCCAGAAATCGGAGTCCTTCAGAGTCTGCAGTACCTCTCTGTCTCTTGTAACAAAATTGAAAATCTACCAGATGAACTGTTCTTTTGCAAAAAGTTGAAAACGCTGAAGCTTGGCAAGAACTCACTTTCCAAACTCTCCCCAAAAATATCCTACCTAGCCCTGCTGACCTGCCTGGAGCTCAAAGGCAACCACTTTGAGTTCCTGCCACAGGAGCTTGCTTGCTGTCGTGCTTTGAAGCACAGTGGCCTTATAGTGGAGGAGGCACTGTTTGAAACTCTGCCTTCAGATGTCAGGGATCAAATGAAGGCTGAGTGA
- the lrrc8db gene encoding leucine rich repeat containing 8 VRAC subunit Db encodes MFTLTEVASLNDIQPTYRILKPWWDVFMDYLGIVMLMLAIFSGTMQLTKDQVVCLPILEQTPEGAGGFLEPQAQEPTDGLWNKESAIGEQAAPLMAKRRPDSVTPTIRFTQPATIGQPHPTGVRTKLDFQQYVFVNQMCYHVALPWYSKYFPYLALIHTIVLMVSSNFWFKYPKTSSKVEHFVSILGKCFESPWTTKALSETACEDSSENKQRLAGASSLLKHLSTSSEEGSPNQSAPMLTKSGVTFSAEKLVSEIPSMTILDKKDGEQAKALFEKVRKFRAHVEDSDLIYRLYAIQTVIKTVKFILILCYTMTFVAYIDFDHVCEPEIKHLTGYTKFHCTHNMAFMLNKLLVSYIALICVYGIICIYTLFWLFRRPLKEYSFEKVREESSFSDIPDVKNDFAFLLHMVDQYDQLYSKRFGVFLSEVSENKLREISLNHEWTFDKLRQHVTRNPQDKLELHLFMLSGVPDAVFDLTDLEILKLELIPEAKITAKISQMINLQELHFYHCPAKVEQTAFIFLRDHLRCLHVKFTDVAEIPSWVYMLKNLRELYLVGNLNSENNKLIGLESLRDLRHLKILHLKSNLTKIPTNITDLSPHLLKLVIHNDGTKLLVLNSLKKMMNLAELELHNCELERIPHAIFSLNNLQELDLKSNNIRTIEEVISFQHLKRLTCLKLWHNKIITIPLSISHVKNLESLYLSHNKLESLPSPLFTLLKLRHLDVSHNSVVVIPPEVGFLQNLLYFAIAGNKVEAVPKQLFKCIKLRTLCLGHNCISSVPEKIGQLSQLTHLELKGNCLDRLPAQLGQCSLLRRSCLIVEDHLFDSLPIEVKESINQEASVSFANGCKCLSDGR; translated from the coding sequence ATGTTCACACTCACTGAAGTAGCCTCCCTGAATGACATCCAGCCAACTTACAGAATACTGAAGCCATGGTGGGATGTCTTCATGGATTATCTTGGTATTGTCATGTTGATGTTGGCCATATTTTCTGGAACCATGCAGTTAACTAAGGACCAAGTAGTTTGTCTTCCCATTCTGGAGCAAACTCCAGAGGGGGCCGGGGGCTTCTTGGAACCTCAAGCACAAGAACCAACTGATGGTTTATGGAACAAAGAAAGCGCCATTGGGGAGCAGGCGGCTCCTCTCATGGCTAAGAGGCGTCCTGACAGCGTCACACCTACCATTCGCTTCACACAGCCAGCTACCATTGGACAGCCCCACCCTACAGGTGTCAGGACCAAGCTGGATTTTCAGCAGTATGTTTTTGTCAACCAGATGTGCTACCATGTCGCCCTTCCTTGGTACTCAAAATATTTCCCATACCTCGCTCTAATTCACACTATTGTATTAATGGTCAGCAGCAACTTCTGGTTCAAATACCCCAAAACAAGttcaaaagtagaacattttgtTTCCATACTTGGAAAGTGTTTCGAATCCCCGTGGACTACTAAAGCCCTGTCTGAGACCGCGTGCGAGGACTCGTCAGAGAACAAGCAGAGGCTGGCCGGGGCGTCCTCTCTCCTGAAACACCTGTCCACGAGCAGCGAGGAGGGCAGTCCCAACCAGTCCGCTCCAATGCTGACTAAATCAGGCGTTACCTTTTCTGCTGAAAAGCTTGTGAGCGAAATTCCCTCCATGACCATACTGGACAAGAAAGATGGTGAGCAAGCGAAAGCCCTGTTTGAGAAAGTCAGGAAATTCCGTGCTCACGTGGAAGACAGTGATCTGATTTACAGACTCTATGCCATACAGACTGTAATCAAAACTGTGAAATTTATTTTGATCCTGTGCTACACGATGACCTTTGTTGCTTATATAGATTTTGACCATGTGTGTGAGCCTGAAATAAAGCATTTGACTGGATATACCAAGTTCCACTGTACGCATAACATGGCATTTATGTTAAACAAGCTTCTTGTCAGTTATATTGCTCTTATATGCGTTTATGGCATTATCTGCATATACACACTGTTCTGGCTTTTTCGGCGACCACTCAAGGAGTATTCCTTCGAAAAAGTCAGAGAGGAGAGCAGCTTCAGTGACATTCCTGACGTTAAGAATGACTTTGCTTTCCTCCTCCACATGGTGGATCAATACGACCAGCTGTATTCAAAACGTTTTGGCGTTTTTCTCTCTGAGGTGAGTGAGAACAAACTTCGGGAAATCAGCTTAAACCACGAGTGGACCTTTGACAAGTTGCGGCAGCATGTAACGCGCAATCCTCAAGATAAGTTGGAACTTCATCTTTTCATGCTATCTGGAGTTCCGGATGCTGTGTTTGATCTCACGGACTTGGAAATCCTGAAACTGGAATTAATCCCAGAGGCCAAAATAACAGCGAAGATCTCTCAAATGATAAACCTCCAAGAGCTGCACTTCTACCACTGTCCGGCCAAAGTTGAGCAGACAGCTTTCATTTTCCTTCGAGATCACCTCCGGTGCCTTCACGTCAAATTCACAGATGTCGCAGAGATTCCTAGCTGGGTATACATGTTGAAGAATCTAAGGGAACTGTACTTGGTAGGTAACCTGAACTCCGAGAACAACAAACTGATTGGGCTCGAGTCTCTGCGGGATCTCAGGCACTTAAAGATTCTGCACCTCAAAAGCAACCTCACAAAGATCCCGACAAACATAACCGATTTGTCCCCACATCTGTTAAAGCTGGTTATTCATAATGATGGTACGAAGCTCTTAGTGCTGAACAGTTTGAAGAAAATGATGAACCTCGCAGAGCTGGAACTGCATAACTGTGAGCTGGAGCGAATCCCTCACGCCATCTTCAGTTTGAACAACCTTCAGGAACTTGATCTCAAATCCAACAACATTCGCACCATTGAGGAGGTCATCAGTTTTCAGCACCTGAAAAGACTAACATGTCTCAAACTGTGGCACAATAAGATCATCACCATTCCACTGTCCATCAGCCATGTTAAAAACCTTGAGTCACTATATCTCTCACACAACAAGCTGGAATCTCTACCTTCCCCATTATTCACTCTTCTCAAGTTGAGGCACCTCGATGTTAGCCATAATTCTGTAGTGGTAATCCCACCAGAGGTGGGCTTTCTGCAGAATCTCCTGTATTTTGCCATTGCAGGCAACAAAGTGGAGGCAGTCCCCAAGCAGCTGTTCAAGTGTATCAAACTGAGGACTTTATGCCTTGGCCACAACTGTATCTCCTCTGTTCCAGAGAAAATTGGCCAGCTGTCTCAGCTCACACATCTGGAACTGAAGGGAAACTGTCTGGATCGTCTCCCGGCTCAGCTCGGTCAGTGCTCCCTCCTCCGCAGGAGTTGCCTGATTGTGGAGGATCATCTCTTTGATTCGCTTCCAATTGAAGTCAAAGAAAGCATCAATCAAGAAGCCAGTGTTTCTTTTGCTAATGGATGTAAATGTTTAAGTGATGGACGGTAG